In Gambusia affinis linkage group LG20, SWU_Gaff_1.0, whole genome shotgun sequence, the genomic window CTCTGACAGTGCTGTTTTCATTATATCCTTCATGCATGTATAATacacaatacatttatttcacgTGTTTGCTGCAGGAAATCAGCAACTGTGGGTGGTTAAAGAAGAGGTTCCTGATGTGAGCAGTTCCAGTTTGGACCAGCAGAACCTCACATGTTCTCAAGTGAAGAATGAAGAAGAGGAACAGTGGATCAGTCAGGAGGTAGAGCGGCTTAGTGTGGAGaaagaagacaaagagaaaCCTCAGTTGTCAGAAGTTCGTCACATCAaaagtgaagacagcagagagacagaagcTCCAACCAGCAGCTCAGCtgaacagatgaaaacagaatcTGATGGAGAGATCAGTGGAGGACCAGAACCTGACAGAGAGCTGGATCCAAGTACTACTTTACAGCCAAATATTGAAGAAAAGTATTCAGCTTCTGAGACTGAAGTCAGTGATGAGAGTGAAGAGGACAATATATCCTGTTCTGGATCTGAAAATGAAGACAGTGATGAAGATTGGAGGGAACCCAGAACACGTCAGTCTGGTGTAAACAGCAAAGTGGGACAAAAAGCTGCTAAGAATGCCTTCAGCTGCCCTGACTGTGGTAAACAGTTTGTGAGGAAACAGATGTTCCAGAAACATCTGGCAGATCATTCAGGAGAAAAGTCTTCCAGCTGTTCTGTTGAGAAGAATCACTCTAGACGGAAGCAGAATGGGGATTCACAGATGAGACTCGATCCAGGAAGGAAATCCTTTTCTTGTGACGATTGTggtaaaacctttaaaaaactAGCTGCTCTTAAATGTCATATCAGAACCCATAGTGGTGCAAAATCAGTTGTTTGCAAAGATTGTGGTAAAATCTTTCACTCCCGGGATCATTTTAACTCTCACCGGAGACTGCACACTGGAGAAAAACCCTTTGTCTGTGATAAATGTGGTAAAAGATTTAGCCATAAGTATACCCTTAAAAATCACATGACTTgccacacaggagagaaaccatTTCAGTGCGAATTGTGCGATAAAAAGTTAGTCTCAAATGGAGGTCTGAAGACCCACATGACCATCCATAAAGGAGTAAAACCATTTGTGTGTAGCGAGTGTGGCAGATGCTTCAGACTTAAGAGTGATCTAAAAGGCCACATGACAACCCACTTAGACGTAAAATCGTTTGGCTGTGGTTATTGTGGCGCTAGTTTTTCTCACAAAAGAAGTCTTCTCCAGCATGTTAGACTCCACACTGGGAAGGACCTATTGTCGTGTgataaatgtgataaaaagtTTGTCGGGAAGTATTACCTTCTAAGACATATGCGAGTTCATCTGAAACGGGAAAAACCAGTAACTGGAAGGGGGAACTTTTCTTGTGAGGAATGTGGGAAGAGGTTTCTCCAAGAGGCACATGTAAAAAGCCATGTGGTGattcacacaggagagaaaccatTTAGCTGTGGTTATTGTGGTGCCAAATTTACTCACAAAAGAAGTATGCTGCGGCATGTCAGACTCCACACTGGGGAGAATCTGCTGTCATGTgataaatgtgataaaaagtTTGCCCGGAACTATTATCTTCTAAGACATATGCGGGTTCATGCGAAAGAGGAAAAAGTGATGACTGGAAAGGGGAACTTTGCTTGTAAAGAATGGTGAAGAAG contains:
- the LOC122823355 gene encoding gastrula zinc finger protein XlCGF57.1-like isoform X1; the protein is MESCRSGEQSSFVDSVKEESEGNQQLWVVKEEVPDVSSSSLDQQNLTCSQVKNEEEEQWISQEVERLSVEKEDKEKPQLSEVRHIKSEDSRETEAPTSSSAEQMKTESDGEISGGPEPDRELDPSTTLQPNIEEKYSASETEVSDESEEDNISCSGSENEDSDEDWREPRTRQSGVNSKVGQKAAKNAFSCPDCGKQFVRKQMFQKHLADHSGEKSSSCSVEKNHSRRKQNGDSQMRLDPGRKSFSCDDCGKTFKKLAALKCHIRTHSGAKSVVCKDCGKIFHSRDHFNSHRRLHTGEKPFVCDKCGKRFSHKYTLKNHMTCHTGEKPFQCELCDKKLVSNGGLKTHMTIHKGVKPFVCSECGRCFRLKSDLKGHMTTHLDVKSFGCGYCGASFSHKRSLLQHVRLHTGKDLLSCDKCDKKFVGKYYLLRHMRVHLKREKPVTGRGNFSCEECGKRFLQEAHVKSHVVIHTGEKPFSCGYCGAKFTHKRSMLRHVRLHTGENLLSCDKCDKKFARNYYLLRHMRVHAKEEKVMTGKGNFACKEW